A genomic segment from Ruficoccus amylovorans encodes:
- a CDS encoding TIGR01212 family radical SAM protein (This family includes YhcC from E. coli K-12, an uncharacterized radical SAM protein.), with protein sequence MNTVYSWGHERRYNDASSAFRQHFAGRVQKVSVDGGFTCPNRDGKLARTGCAYCNNATFNPDYCREEGSIAAQLREGMVVFSRNRKSLPSVFLAYFQAYSNTYAPLEVLKARYEEALSVPGINGLVLGTRPDCVTPEILDYLAELSQRCYVMVEYGVESVKDETLRRINRGHSFAEARLAIGETAQRGIACGAHLMLGLPGEDRADWLEQARVISELPIDHLKLHQLQIVHGTQMANEYREHPERFPLFTPEEYLELVVDYLERLSPQIVVERFTSESPPALLIAPQWGELRNYQFTHRVEKRLRDRATWQGRLFQEVSPQA encoded by the coding sequence ATGAACACGGTTTATTCATGGGGACACGAGCGCCGCTACAACGACGCTTCGAGCGCGTTTCGGCAACACTTCGCCGGGCGGGTGCAGAAGGTCTCGGTGGACGGCGGCTTCACCTGCCCAAACCGGGACGGCAAGCTCGCCCGCACCGGCTGCGCCTACTGCAACAACGCCACTTTCAACCCCGACTACTGCCGGGAAGAGGGGAGCATCGCCGCGCAACTGCGGGAGGGGATGGTTGTCTTTTCCCGTAACCGCAAAAGCCTGCCGTCGGTTTTTCTGGCCTATTTTCAGGCCTACTCCAACACCTACGCGCCGCTCGAAGTCCTGAAGGCGCGCTACGAGGAGGCGCTGAGCGTGCCGGGCATAAACGGGCTGGTGCTGGGGACACGACCGGACTGCGTGACGCCGGAGATCCTCGATTACCTGGCCGAACTTTCGCAGCGCTGCTACGTGATGGTCGAGTACGGGGTTGAGTCGGTCAAGGACGAGACCCTGCGGCGCATCAACCGGGGGCACAGCTTTGCGGAAGCCCGACTCGCCATCGGTGAAACCGCCCAGCGCGGCATCGCCTGCGGGGCGCATCTGATGCTTGGGCTGCCGGGCGAGGACCGCGCCGACTGGCTCGAACAGGCGCGGGTAATTTCAGAGCTGCCCATCGATCACCTCAAGTTGCACCAGCTCCAGATCGTGCACGGCACGCAGATGGCGAACGAGTACCGCGAGCACCCGGAGCGTTTTCCGCTGTTTACACCGGAGGAGTACCTGGAACTTGTGGTCGATTATCTCGAACGCCTTTCGCCGCAGATCGTGGTGGAGCGTTTTACCAGCGAGTCGCCCCCCGCCTTGCTTATTGCGCCGCAGTGGGGGGAGCTCCGCAATTACCAGTTTACCCACCGGGTCGAAAAACGCCTGCGTGACCGTGCGACCTGGCAGGGGAGGCTTTTTCAGGAAGTCTCGCCACAGGCCTGA
- the ilvN gene encoding acetolactate synthase small subunit has product MRHTISALVENKFGVLARVAGMFSGRGFNIDTLNVGPTHDPLLSRITITVVAEAEGTLDQAIKQLDKLVNVIEVTHFSERTSFVARELVMLKIDAGRETRSEIIEIVDIFRAKVVDVSTDSIIIECTGNENKIRAFLELITPFGIKEMARTGNVALSRGYVAER; this is encoded by the coding sequence ATGCGCCACACGATCTCAGCATTGGTTGAAAACAAGTTCGGTGTTCTTGCCCGCGTGGCGGGTATGTTCAGCGGACGCGGGTTCAACATCGACACGCTCAATGTCGGGCCGACCCACGACCCGCTCCTTTCGCGCATAACGATCACGGTAGTAGCCGAGGCGGAAGGGACGCTGGACCAGGCCATCAAGCAGCTCGACAAGCTGGTCAACGTCATCGAGGTGACACACTTCAGCGAGCGCACCTCGTTCGTGGCCCGCGAGCTGGTCATGCTCAAGATCGACGCCGGTCGCGAGACCCGCTCGGAGATCATTGAAATCGTTGATATTTTCCGCGCCAAGGTTGTGGATGTCTCGACCGATTCGATCATCATCGAGTGTACCGGCAACGAGAACAAGATCCGCGCCTTCCTGGAGCTGATCACGCCCTTTGGCATCAAGGAAATGGCCCGCACCGGCAATGTCGCTCTTTCACGCGGCTACGTGGCCGAGCGCTAA
- a CDS encoding hydroxyacid dehydrogenase, giving the protein MKKPKSIFLLKEEFLSVVYSESAIAEICDITENDGRVHTAEEILKNPEYYQDVEIIFSGWNAPVLNAELLHALPSLKAFFYGAGTVRYFVTDAFWERNIRLTSAYTANAIPVAEYTMASIVFALKRAWTKNYALRQGRIDHASQEVSGVYTGSRVGIISLGAIGRLICQRLSQFELDVVAYDPFASESLFQELSVRRVPTLEALFSGCDVVSLHAPKLPETEGMITGELLQLMPRNATFINTSRGAIVDENALVRVLKNRPDIFAVLDVITDETAYCTTPLLTLPNVFLTPHIAGSAGRECHRLGDMAREECHRYLAGEPALVPVTPDNIVRMA; this is encoded by the coding sequence ATGAAGAAACCGAAATCCATTTTTCTGCTTAAGGAAGAGTTCCTGAGCGTGGTCTACAGCGAATCGGCTATCGCTGAAATCTGCGACATAACCGAAAACGACGGGCGGGTCCACACGGCGGAGGAAATCCTGAAAAATCCCGAATACTATCAGGACGTAGAAATCATTTTCTCGGGCTGGAATGCCCCGGTCCTGAACGCCGAACTGCTCCACGCCCTACCCTCATTGAAAGCCTTTTTCTACGGGGCCGGCACCGTCCGATACTTCGTCACAGACGCCTTCTGGGAGCGTAACATCCGCCTGACCAGCGCCTACACCGCCAACGCGATCCCGGTGGCCGAGTACACGATGGCCAGCATCGTCTTTGCCCTCAAGCGCGCCTGGACCAAAAACTACGCACTGCGCCAAGGCCGCATAGATCACGCCAGCCAGGAAGTCTCCGGCGTTTACACCGGCTCGCGCGTCGGCATCATCTCGCTGGGAGCCATCGGACGGCTGATCTGCCAGCGGCTATCGCAGTTCGAGCTGGATGTCGTCGCCTACGATCCCTTTGCCAGCGAATCGCTTTTTCAGGAGTTGTCCGTGCGCCGGGTGCCGACGCTCGAAGCGCTTTTTTCCGGGTGCGATGTCGTCTCTCTCCACGCGCCCAAACTGCCCGAAACCGAAGGCATGATTACCGGCGAGCTGCTCCAGCTCATGCCCCGCAATGCCACCTTTATCAACACCTCCCGCGGGGCTATTGTCGATGAGAACGCCCTTGTCCGTGTCCTGAAAAACCGGCCCGATATTTTCGCTGTTCTCGATGTCATCACCGACGAAACCGCCTACTGCACGACTCCTCTGCTCACGCTGCCCAACGTCTTTCTCACCCCGCATATCGCCGGCTCGGCCGGTCGCGAATGCCACCGGCTGGGGGACATGGCCCGCGAAGAGTGTCATCGCTACCTGGCCGGAGAACCCGCGCTCGTCCCGGTCACCCCGGACAATATCGTCCGCATGGCCTGA
- a CDS encoding DUF294 nucleotidyltransferase-like domain-containing protein — protein sequence MKTSSISLRVADFLKQYPPFEFLSLQDLVHLAGSGRVKFHEEGEHVFDEGEPRNRHFYVIQQGTVNLYTRSPKGGEELVDVRVEGDLLGIFWLMGEQPYRYTAITASDTLLYALPFEDFLPLVARYPAATRYLVDYFSELPAGKGEDSGNEAGQEQRLWLQKSGVHHTFESDGYLTCSPGEKVREVALKLSAHHQQAAIVTSAEALPLGIVTEADLCRRVATGEISPEAPVETLMTSPVRTVGPDLNAGELLLRMLRYRLRHLCVTRDGTPDSPVMGLVSERELQLNYGRLPNALGRQILAASDVRALSRLRDRADELLLEYLENEADMGFLIDFVAEIDGLVLNRALQMGEQHLLDRGLEKPDVGFCWLAMHSEGRKERLIRSAQRTALVYEDPPVEISRYCRRWFLHLAEEVSHILVGCGFPFDTNGRLASNTEWCQPLTTWKAYFSRWIHEPIESNIVSLTSLFDLRAVGGKKELADALSSHIRAEIKESPNFIPLLANDAMANLPPVTIFRDSVMDKAGILWSCIDTKMHALYPLVDVGRVFALEYEQEDCTSTIERFTRMADLLPDERELFRAAADAARASLALQSLIGHRRGDNGQFIRPHELTKSDQEHLKGVFRTIVRLLDFAAAHFKLNGEGKR from the coding sequence ATGAAAACGTCCAGCATCTCCCTGCGCGTCGCCGATTTTCTCAAGCAATACCCTCCGTTTGAATTTCTGAGCCTGCAGGACCTGGTTCATCTGGCCGGATCGGGCCGCGTGAAGTTCCACGAGGAAGGCGAGCATGTCTTCGACGAGGGAGAGCCGAGAAACCGCCACTTCTACGTGATCCAGCAGGGGACGGTCAACCTCTATACCCGCTCGCCCAAGGGCGGCGAGGAACTGGTGGATGTGCGCGTCGAAGGCGACCTGCTGGGGATTTTCTGGCTCATGGGTGAGCAGCCCTACCGCTACACCGCCATCACCGCCAGCGACACCTTGCTGTACGCGTTACCCTTCGAAGATTTTCTGCCGCTCGTCGCCCGTTACCCTGCTGCCACGCGCTACCTGGTGGACTATTTTTCTGAACTCCCCGCCGGCAAAGGCGAGGACTCCGGCAACGAGGCCGGGCAGGAGCAGCGTCTATGGCTCCAGAAAAGCGGCGTTCACCATACCTTTGAGTCCGATGGTTATCTGACCTGTTCGCCCGGCGAGAAAGTCCGCGAGGTCGCCCTGAAGCTTTCCGCTCATCACCAGCAGGCGGCGATTGTCACCAGCGCCGAAGCGCTTCCGCTGGGCATCGTGACTGAGGCTGACTTGTGCCGCCGCGTCGCCACGGGCGAGATTTCGCCCGAAGCCCCGGTCGAGACGCTGATGACTTCGCCCGTGCGCACGGTCGGCCCTGACCTCAACGCCGGGGAACTCCTCCTGCGCATGCTCCGCTACCGGCTGCGTCACTTGTGTGTGACCCGCGACGGCACACCCGATTCCCCCGTCATGGGGCTGGTTTCCGAGCGCGAACTCCAGCTCAACTACGGTCGCCTGCCCAACGCCCTCGGCCGCCAGATCCTGGCCGCTTCGGATGTCCGCGCGCTCTCGCGCCTGCGCGACCGCGCGGACGAGCTTTTGTTGGAGTACCTGGAGAATGAGGCCGACATGGGCTTCCTGATCGACTTTGTGGCCGAGATCGACGGGCTCGTGCTCAACCGCGCCCTGCAAATGGGCGAACAGCACCTGCTCGACCGCGGGCTGGAAAAGCCGGACGTCGGCTTCTGCTGGCTGGCCATGCACAGCGAGGGCCGCAAGGAGCGGCTGATCCGGTCGGCGCAGCGGACGGCGCTCGTCTATGAAGACCCGCCGGTGGAGATCAGCCGCTACTGTCGCCGCTGGTTCCTGCACCTGGCCGAGGAGGTGAGCCATATCCTGGTCGGGTGCGGCTTCCCCTTCGATACCAACGGCCGACTCGCCAGCAATACCGAATGGTGCCAGCCCCTGACCACCTGGAAGGCGTATTTCAGCCGGTGGATTCACGAGCCGATTGAGAGCAACATCGTTTCGCTGACCTCGCTCTTTGACCTGCGCGCGGTCGGGGGCAAGAAAGAGCTGGCCGACGCCCTCAGCAGCCACATTCGGGCCGAGATCAAGGAGAGCCCGAACTTCATCCCGCTCCTGGCCAACGACGCTATGGCAAACCTGCCTCCGGTCACGATTTTCCGTGATTCGGTCATGGACAAGGCGGGCATCCTCTGGAGCTGTATCGACACCAAGATGCACGCGCTCTACCCGCTGGTGGACGTGGGCCGGGTCTTCGCGCTGGAGTACGAGCAGGAGGACTGCACCAGCACGATTGAGCGCTTTACCCGCATGGCGGACCTCCTGCCGGACGAGCGCGAGCTGTTCCGCGCCGCCGCCGACGCCGCCCGGGCCAGTCTCGCCTTGCAATCGCTCATCGGACACCGCCGGGGCGACAACGGCCAGTTTATCCGCCCGCATGAGTTGACGAAATCCGACCAGGAGCACCTGAAAGGCGTTTTTCGCACGATTGTTCGCCTGTTGGACTTCGCGGCGGCACACTTTAAGCTCAACGGAGAGGGAAAACGATGA
- a CDS encoding mechanosensitive ion channel family protein, with protein sequence MEETNTIIHLVETYAFPALYAIIILIVGRILAKFITKIFRKVLTARKVEAAVVSFGGNVLYFILLALVVIAALEKVGINTTSAVAIVGACTVAIGFALKDSLGNFAAGIMILVFKPFRIGDFIQAAGISGTVVDLSIFETQFKTPDNKKIVVPNGQITSGPITNFSSHDTRRMDLVVGCGYDDDLRKVKAVLEDILNNDECVLKDPSYTVGVLEMADSSVNFAVRPWVNSSDYWPTFFRLQMTIKLRFDEEGISIPFPQRDVHVYQADPKPADVTTPANS encoded by the coding sequence ATGGAAGAAACCAACACTATCATTCACTTGGTGGAGACCTACGCCTTCCCGGCCCTCTACGCCATCATCATCCTGATTGTCGGTCGCATCCTGGCCAAATTCATCACCAAGATATTCCGCAAGGTGCTGACTGCCCGCAAGGTCGAGGCCGCCGTGGTCTCCTTCGGTGGAAATGTGCTCTATTTCATTCTGCTGGCCCTCGTCGTCATCGCCGCGCTCGAGAAAGTCGGCATCAACACGACCTCGGCCGTCGCCATTGTCGGCGCCTGTACCGTGGCCATTGGCTTCGCCCTGAAGGACTCCCTGGGCAACTTCGCCGCCGGGATCATGATTCTGGTCTTCAAGCCCTTCCGCATCGGTGACTTCATCCAGGCCGCAGGAATCAGCGGCACGGTGGTTGACCTGAGCATTTTCGAGACCCAGTTCAAGACGCCCGACAACAAGAAGATCGTCGTGCCCAACGGCCAGATCACCAGCGGGCCGATCACGAACTTCTCCTCTCACGACACCCGCCGCATGGACCTCGTGGTCGGCTGTGGCTACGACGATGACCTGCGCAAGGTCAAAGCCGTGCTGGAGGACATCCTCAACAACGACGAATGCGTGCTCAAGGATCCCTCCTACACCGTCGGTGTGCTCGAAATGGCCGACAGCAGCGTGAACTTCGCCGTGCGCCCCTGGGTTAACAGCTCGGACTACTGGCCGACCTTCTTCCGCCTGCAAATGACCATCAAGCTCCGCTTCGACGAGGAAGGCATCTCGATTCCGTTCCCGCAGCGCGACGTGCACGTCTATCAGGCCGATCCCAAGCCCGCCGACGTCACCACCCCGGCCAACAGCTAA
- a CDS encoding TorF family putative porin produces MNAINQVLFLSLAVAATGVYAQTEVFEGIDREAETQAREAAVVGSGETPQLHAFANIGYESMYVTSGMQGAYASLQPNIEFEYYGFYAGIWANLPLDSNPGGNYATDPFSDEYDIYAGYGMGFLDDLLTASLGATYYYYPDDAADPGHTWELNFAVEADVLLSPGFEVNYDLNLNQLELVVVSSYDYDLSTYTVDGLGLAAGAAFGYLQNQTDQFSYFYVELAVDLTYVYNDNFSLYAGPRFSTNDAGDHNIGERETNFWWGVGATFQF; encoded by the coding sequence ATGAACGCTATCAATCAGGTGCTTTTTTTATCACTGGCGGTCGCCGCCACCGGGGTCTATGCCCAGACTGAGGTTTTTGAAGGGATCGACCGAGAGGCCGAAACCCAGGCCCGCGAAGCGGCTGTTGTTGGCAGCGGTGAAACACCCCAGTTGCACGCTTTCGCCAATATCGGCTATGAGTCGATGTATGTCACCTCGGGGATGCAGGGCGCATACGCCTCGCTCCAGCCGAATATCGAGTTCGAGTACTACGGTTTTTACGCCGGAATATGGGCGAACCTTCCGCTGGATTCCAACCCCGGCGGCAATTACGCCACCGACCCTTTTTCGGATGAGTATGATATCTATGCCGGGTACGGGATGGGCTTCCTCGACGACTTGCTGACGGCTTCGCTCGGGGCGACGTATTACTACTACCCGGACGATGCCGCCGACCCCGGCCACACCTGGGAGCTGAACTTCGCGGTGGAGGCCGATGTGCTCCTGAGCCCCGGTTTCGAGGTCAACTATGACCTCAACCTCAACCAGCTCGAACTGGTCGTCGTCAGCAGCTACGACTACGACCTGAGCACCTATACGGTGGACGGACTGGGCCTGGCCGCAGGCGCGGCCTTCGGTTATCTTCAGAATCAGACCGACCAGTTTTCGTACTTTTACGTGGAACTGGCCGTGGACCTGACCTACGTGTACAACGATAATTTCTCCCTCTACGCGGGGCCCCGCTTTTCCACCAATGACGCCGGGGACCACAACATCGGGGAACGCGAAACCAACTTCTGGTGGGGCGTCGGCGCTACCTTCCAGTTCTAG
- a CDS encoding anaerobic sulfatase maturase yields MSNSAPGQVETSAPVSRASSPFHIMTKPMGPLCNLDCQYCFYLEKEGLFPSNERFKMNPELLETYIRDYIAAQPGQSVSFAWQGGEPTLAGVDFFRKVVELQRKYAAGRQIENALQTNGTLLNDEWCRFLAGEGFLVGISIDGPERLHDAGRVDKRGQSSYRQVIRGIELARKHKVEFNTLTVVSSSNVGEPLEVYKFLRNIGSNYLQFIPLVERAADEASAKLGLSLGLPPDFDNPPAPHQPIVTKWTVDSRAWGQFLCKIFDRWVTRDVGRTFVQQFDVALGKWLGMPGGTCVFSETCGKAFALEHNGDLYACDHYVYPRYKLGNILNQSIAELADSAAARKFGNDKRDKLTRYCRECEVRFACNGDCPKHRFTFTPEGEFGLSHLCAGYKLFFHHIDPAMKLMADLYRNRRPSSDIMAILKRQPGLLKKA; encoded by the coding sequence ATGAGCAACAGCGCACCCGGGCAAGTGGAAACGTCGGCCCCCGTTTCCCGGGCCTCCTCGCCCTTCCACATCATGACCAAGCCGATGGGGCCGCTGTGCAACCTCGATTGCCAGTACTGCTTTTATCTGGAAAAGGAGGGACTGTTTCCGAGTAACGAGCGGTTCAAGATGAACCCGGAACTGCTCGAAACCTATATCCGCGACTACATCGCGGCCCAGCCCGGCCAGAGCGTGTCCTTCGCCTGGCAGGGGGGGGAGCCGACGCTGGCCGGGGTGGATTTTTTCCGCAAGGTGGTCGAACTCCAGCGCAAGTACGCCGCCGGGCGGCAGATCGAGAACGCCCTCCAGACCAATGGCACTCTGCTCAACGACGAGTGGTGCCGCTTCCTGGCCGGGGAGGGCTTTCTGGTCGGGATCAGTATCGACGGCCCCGAGCGGCTGCACGACGCCGGGCGCGTCGATAAGCGCGGCCAGTCCAGCTATCGCCAGGTGATCCGGGGGATCGAGCTGGCGCGTAAGCACAAGGTCGAGTTCAACACCCTGACCGTGGTCAGCAGCTCCAACGTGGGCGAACCGCTGGAGGTGTACAAATTCCTGCGCAACATCGGCTCGAACTACCTCCAGTTCATCCCGCTGGTGGAGCGCGCCGCCGACGAGGCTTCGGCCAAGCTCGGGCTTAGCCTGGGGCTGCCGCCGGACTTCGACAACCCGCCCGCCCCGCACCAGCCCATTGTGACGAAGTGGACCGTCGATTCGCGGGCCTGGGGGCAGTTTTTGTGCAAGATATTCGACCGCTGGGTCACGCGCGATGTCGGGCGCACCTTCGTGCAGCAGTTCGATGTGGCGCTGGGCAAGTGGCTCGGCATGCCGGGCGGAACCTGCGTTTTTTCCGAAACCTGCGGCAAGGCTTTCGCCCTCGAACACAACGGCGACCTCTACGCCTGCGACCACTACGTGTACCCCCGTTACAAGCTGGGCAACATCCTCAACCAGTCCATCGCCGAGCTGGCCGACAGTGCGGCGGCGCGCAAGTTCGGCAACGACAAGCGCGACAAGCTTACGCGCTACTGCCGGGAGTGCGAGGTGCGCTTCGCCTGCAACGGTGACTGCCCCAAGCACCGCTTCACCTTCACGCCGGAGGGGGAGTTCGGGCTTAGCCACCTGTGCGCGGGCTACAAGCTGTTTTTCCACCACATCGACCCGGCCATGAAACTGATGGCCGACCTCTACCGCAACCGTCGCCCGTCCTCGGACATCATGGCCATCCTCAAGCGTCAGCCCGGCCTCTTGAAAAAAGCCTGA
- the hemC gene encoding hydroxymethylbilane synthase, whose amino-acid sequence MDTQTLRLATRGSPLALRQTELTLAWLRERLPQVQCSVHEMVTTGDKQKQWSLEERGGQGLFVKELEEALRSGEADVAVHSAKDLPAVQPDDLELAGYLPRAEVNDVLVVREDVATPCYIATSSPRRRAQLKRLFPQAVWSEIRGNVETRLKKVAHGKVEATVLAAAGLKRLGLFEWPGLVFKPLSPAQVIPAAGQGAIALQVRKGEGEILRTVLDEETRFAVETEKAVLAGMGGGCHTSIGVYCCNGAVSVFYEEVGMRNYPLRGDDDEARQRVVKEIVSDLGLNEES is encoded by the coding sequence ATGGATACGCAAACTCTCAGGCTCGCCACCCGGGGCAGCCCGCTGGCCTTGCGCCAGACAGAATTGACCCTCGCCTGGCTGCGCGAGCGGCTGCCGCAGGTGCAGTGCAGCGTGCACGAAATGGTTACCACCGGCGACAAGCAGAAGCAGTGGTCGCTGGAGGAACGCGGCGGCCAGGGACTCTTCGTCAAGGAGTTGGAGGAGGCCCTGCGCAGCGGTGAGGCCGATGTGGCCGTCCACAGCGCGAAGGATTTGCCCGCCGTCCAGCCGGACGATCTTGAGTTGGCCGGTTATCTGCCGCGCGCGGAGGTCAACGACGTGCTTGTCGTGCGCGAAGATGTCGCCACCCCGTGCTATATCGCGACGAGCAGCCCGCGCCGCCGGGCGCAGCTCAAGCGGCTTTTCCCGCAGGCAGTCTGGTCGGAGATCCGTGGCAATGTCGAAACGCGGCTGAAAAAGGTCGCCCACGGTAAGGTCGAGGCGACCGTGCTGGCCGCCGCCGGGCTGAAGCGACTGGGACTGTTTGAGTGGCCGGGGCTGGTTTTCAAGCCCCTGAGCCCCGCGCAGGTCATCCCCGCCGCCGGGCAGGGGGCCATCGCCTTGCAGGTCCGCAAGGGCGAGGGCGAAATCCTTCGTACCGTGCTCGATGAGGAGACGCGCTTCGCGGTCGAGACCGAGAAGGCTGTCCTCGCCGGGATGGGCGGAGGTTGCCACACCTCGATCGGCGTGTATTGTTGCAACGGCGCGGTGTCGGTTTTTTACGAAGAGGTCGGCATGCGCAACTACCCGCTGCGGGGCGACGATGACGAAGCCCGCCAGCGTGTGGTGAAAGAGATCGTGTCCGATCTCGGTTTGAATGAGGAATCTTGA
- the ilvC gene encoding ketol-acid reductoisomerase, which translates to MPAKVYTDKDADLKVLKGKTLAVIGYGSQGHAHALNLKDSGCKVIIGLYPKSKSVAVAKKQGFEVFDTAEAVKRADVIMLSIPDMVQPDVYEKDVLPNLDKGKTLVFCHGLCVHFGLITPPKGVDVIMVAPKGPGHVVRSQYVEGKGVPALIAVLKGSSKGAKDIALAWAKGVGGTRAGVIQTTFKEETETDLFGEQAVLCGGASALVMAGFETLVEAGYQPEMAYFECLHELKLIVDLMVESGISGMRFSISETAEYGDVTRGPRVINDKSKKAMQAILKEIQEGKFTREWVKEYKAGYPKFNELRKQGEQHGVEKVGKKLRALMPWVPKKDIKGAQASYTSN; encoded by the coding sequence ATGCCCGCCAAGGTCTATACGGACAAAGACGCGGACCTGAAGGTCCTCAAAGGAAAAACGCTGGCCGTCATCGGATACGGCTCCCAGGGGCACGCCCATGCCCTCAACCTGAAGGATAGTGGCTGCAAAGTCATTATCGGCCTGTATCCCAAGAGCAAATCCGTCGCCGTCGCCAAGAAGCAGGGCTTCGAAGTCTTCGACACTGCCGAGGCTGTCAAGCGCGCCGACGTCATCATGCTCTCCATTCCGGATATGGTGCAGCCCGACGTTTACGAGAAGGACGTTCTTCCGAACCTGGACAAGGGCAAGACCCTCGTGTTCTGCCACGGCCTCTGCGTGCACTTCGGCCTCATCACCCCGCCCAAGGGCGTGGACGTCATCATGGTCGCCCCGAAGGGCCCCGGCCACGTCGTGCGCTCGCAGTATGTCGAGGGCAAGGGCGTTCCGGCCCTGATCGCCGTCCTCAAGGGCTCCTCCAAGGGTGCCAAGGACATCGCTCTGGCCTGGGCCAAGGGTGTTGGCGGCACTCGCGCCGGTGTCATCCAGACCACTTTCAAGGAAGAAACCGAGACCGACCTCTTTGGCGAGCAGGCCGTCCTCTGCGGCGGTGCTTCCGCTCTGGTCATGGCTGGTTTCGAGACCCTGGTCGAGGCTGGTTACCAGCCCGAAATGGCCTACTTCGAGTGCTTGCACGAACTGAAGCTGATCGTGGACCTGATGGTCGAGTCCGGCATCAGCGGCATGCGCTTCTCCATCTCCGAAACCGCCGAGTACGGCGACGTCACCCGTGGCCCGCGCGTCATCAATGACAAGTCGAAGAAGGCGATGCAGGCTATCCTGAAGGAAATTCAGGAAGGCAAGTTCACCCGCGAGTGGGTCAAGGAGTACAAGGCCGGTTACCCGAAGTTCAACGAACTGCGCAAGCAGGGCGAGCAGCATGGCGTCGAGAAGGTCGGCAAGAAGCTGCGCGCACTCATGCCCTGGGTCCCGAAGAAGGACATCAAGGGTGCGCAAGCCTCCTACACTTCCAACTAA
- a CDS encoding 3'-5' exonuclease, with product MNLFGDSDDIQLYHESFEQTWSDSDPMDHVRFVVLDTETTGLNARKDGIVSIGAVAVRRGQIMLEDQYEAMIKFAYNTSAVVVHGVTREVAQEDGLEEPVALREFLAYLRDGVIVGHHIGFDVEILGERCWQRFGLKLQNRWIDTMELTLRLEDLGAFPEEEHLKKDFSLDGLCRRFGVKPHDRHTAPGDAFITAQIFLKLLRLARRYNIQTLAELSERWQPPEERT from the coding sequence ATGAACTTATTTGGCGACAGCGACGACATCCAGCTCTACCACGAGTCTTTCGAACAGACCTGGAGCGACTCCGATCCGATGGACCATGTGCGCTTCGTCGTGCTCGACACCGAGACAACCGGCCTCAATGCCCGCAAGGACGGCATTGTGAGTATTGGCGCGGTCGCCGTGCGTCGGGGGCAGATCATGCTGGAGGACCAGTACGAGGCTATGATCAAGTTTGCCTACAACACCTCGGCGGTGGTCGTGCACGGAGTCACGCGCGAAGTGGCGCAGGAGGACGGGCTGGAGGAACCGGTTGCGCTGCGGGAGTTTTTGGCTTACCTGCGCGACGGGGTTATCGTCGGGCACCACATCGGCTTTGACGTGGAAATCCTGGGCGAGCGTTGCTGGCAGCGTTTCGGCCTGAAACTTCAGAACCGCTGGATTGATACCATGGAGCTGACCCTCCGGCTGGAGGACCTGGGGGCGTTTCCGGAAGAGGAGCACTTGAAGAAAGACTTCAGCCTCGACGGGCTGTGCCGACGCTTCGGGGTCAAGCCGCACGACCGCCACACTGCTCCCGGTGACGCCTTTATTACGGCGCAGATTTTCCTGAAACTTTTGCGCCTCGCCCGGCGTTATAATATCCAGACGCTGGCCGAACTGAGCGAACGCTGGCAGCCCCCCGAGGAACGCACCTGA
- a CDS encoding DUF4405 domain-containing protein, which produces MNKLLFRRVLNLLLWLSICFMAGSGLLLKWKFPHGQGRGSGRLYELLGLDKHEWGQVHTWVGIAFALLVLAHLYLAWPWLKSAAAGRKRLWAVFAGLALGLAIPVGLMLAPVRENTLAAKDSVLTGSPEQSPPEPGYGQGQGPGKGYRWRQQ; this is translated from the coding sequence ATGAATAAACTTCTTTTTCGGCGCGTGCTCAACCTGCTGCTGTGGTTGAGCATCTGTTTCATGGCCGGTAGCGGCCTTCTTCTGAAGTGGAAATTTCCCCACGGCCAGGGGCGTGGCTCGGGTCGTCTCTACGAGTTGCTCGGCCTCGACAAACACGAATGGGGTCAAGTGCACACCTGGGTGGGGATCGCCTTCGCGCTGCTCGTACTGGCTCACCTTTACCTCGCCTGGCCCTGGCTCAAAAGCGCGGCAGCGGGTCGCAAGCGCCTCTGGGCGGTCTTCGCCGGGCTCGCCCTCGGGCTGGCTATTCCCGTCGGGTTGATGCTCGCGCCCGTTCGGGAAAATACGCTGGCGGCGAAAGACTCCGTGCTGACTGGCTCGCCGGAACAAAGCCCGCCGGAGCCGGGCTATGGACAAGGGCAGGGACCGGGCAAGGGATACCGCTGGCGGCAGCAGTAG